In the Vitis vinifera cultivar Pinot Noir 40024 chromosome 2, ASM3070453v1 genome, one interval contains:
- the LOC100243644 gene encoding bZIP transcription factor 16, which yields MGSSEMDKAGKEKESKTPPTTTQEQSSTTSAGTVNPDWSGFQAYSPIPPHGFLASSPQAHPYMWGVQHLMPPYGTPPHPYVAMYPPGGLYAHPSIPPGSYPFSPFAMPSPNGIAETSGTTPGSMEADGKSSEGKEKLPIKRSKGSLGSLNMLTGKNNELGKTSGASANGVYSKSAESASEGSSEGSDANSQSDSQLKSGCRQDSLEAETSQNGSTCHAPQNGGPNTPHAMVNQTMAIMPISAPGAPGGVPGPTTNLNIGMDYWGAPTSSTIPAMRGKVPSAPVTGGIVTAGSRDSVQSQLWLQDERELKRQRRKQSNRESARRSRLRKQAECDELAQRADALKEENASLRAEVSRIKSEYEQLLSENASLKERLGEIPGQDDHRTGGRNEQHLGNDTKQTGQTGQAEHGQGGH from the exons ATGGGCAGTAGTGAGATGGATAAGGCAGGGAAGGAGAAGGAGTCAAAGACACCGCCTACTACTACACAG GAGCAGTCTTCAACCACGAGCGCTGGAACAGTTAATCCTGATTGGTCTGGATTTCAG gCATATTCTCCCATACCTCCACATGGGTTCTTGGCGTCAAGTCCCCAAGCTCACCCTTACATGTGGGGAGTTCAG CATCTAATGCCTCCATATGGTACCCCACCACATCCATATGTTGCAATGTATCCCCCTGGTGGCTTATATGCTCATCCATCTATTCCTCCG gGATCTTATCCTTTCAGTCCTTTTGCTATGCCTTCTCCAAATGGCATTGCTGAGACCTCT GGAACCACTCCGGGAAGCATGGAAGCTGATGGTAAATCATCTGAGGGTAAGGAAAAATTGCCCATCAAAAGATCAAAAGGAAGTTTGGGCAGTTTGAATATGCTTACAGGCAAGAATAATGAACTTGGTAAAACATCAGGAGCATCTGCTAATGGAGTGTATTCTAAAAG TGCTGAGAGTGCTAGTGAAGGTTCAAGCGAAGGGAGTGATGCAAATTCTCAGAGT GACTCACAACTGAAGTCTGGATGTAGGCAAGATTCTTTGGAAG CTGAAACATCTCAGAATGGCAGCACTTGCCATgctcctcaaaatggaggacCAAATACACCTCATGCAATGGTGAACCAAACAATGGCCATCATGCCAATATCAGCACCTGGTGCTCCAGGAGGTGTTCCTGGTCCTACTACAAACTTAAACATTGGAATGGATTACTGGGGTGCTCCAACTTCATCTACTATTCCTGCAATGCGTGGGAAGGTTCCTTCTGCTCCAGTCACAGGAGGAATTGTTACTGCTGGGTCACGAGACAGTGTTCAATCACAGCTTTGGTTAcag GATGAAAGAGAGCTTAAAAGACAGAGAAGAAAGCAGTCGAACCGGGAGTCTGCTCGCCGATCCAGGTTGCGTAAGCAG GCGGAATGTGATGAGCTGGCCCAGCGTGCTGACGCTTTAAAAGAAGAGAATGCCTCTCTTAGAGCAGAAGTCAGTCGCATCAAGAGCGAGTATGAGCAGCTTCTGTCTGAGAATGCCTCTCTTAAG GAGAGACTTGGAGAAATTCCGGGGCAGGATGATCATAGAACTGGTGGGAGGAACGAGCAACACTTGGGTAATGACACTAAACAAACTGGACAAACTGGGCAAGCAGAGCATGGGCAGGGTGGTCACTAA